One genomic segment of Nitrospira sp. SG-bin1 includes these proteins:
- a CDS encoding phosphoribosylformylglycinamidine cyclo-ligase (catalyzes the formation of 1-(5-phosphoribosyl)-5-aminoimidazole from 2-(formamido)-N1-(5-phosphoribosyl)acetamidine and ATP in purine biosynthesis) yields the protein MTTYRDAGVDIDAGDEFVDRIKPLVRSTFRPEVLTDLGGFGGLFGFQAGKYKDPVLVSGTDGVGTKLKIAFLMDKHDTVGIDLVAMCVNDIAVSGAEPLFFLDYFATGKLSVFKAQEVVAGIAEGCRQAGCALIGGETAEMPSFYPEGEYDLAGFAVGAVDRSRIIDGRYIVSGDAVVGLASSGLHSNGYSLARRVLFEQAQLTVASRIPELGGSLGEVLLTPTRIYAKQILSLVEQFPIKGIAHITGGGITENLPRVLPKGTRARITRTAWSVPPIFDVMSRLGQIEREEMYRVFNMGIGLILVVPPDAVSVVLARAAALGDQGWQIGEILSSTGEEPEVEYVD from the coding sequence ATGACGACCTATCGTGATGCCGGTGTGGATATCGATGCCGGCGATGAATTTGTCGACCGCATCAAGCCGCTCGTACGATCGACTTTCCGCCCCGAGGTCCTGACCGATTTAGGAGGCTTCGGCGGCCTCTTTGGCTTTCAAGCCGGCAAGTATAAAGATCCGGTACTTGTCTCGGGCACGGATGGAGTCGGGACCAAACTGAAGATTGCCTTCCTGATGGATAAACACGATACCGTCGGCATCGATCTGGTGGCGATGTGTGTCAACGATATTGCGGTGAGCGGGGCGGAACCATTGTTCTTTTTGGACTATTTTGCGACTGGGAAGTTATCCGTCTTTAAGGCTCAGGAAGTGGTGGCCGGAATCGCCGAAGGATGCCGTCAAGCGGGCTGTGCATTGATCGGGGGAGAAACGGCCGAAATGCCGTCATTCTATCCCGAAGGAGAGTACGACCTGGCCGGTTTTGCCGTCGGGGCCGTGGATCGCTCAAGGATCATCGATGGCCGGTACATTGTGTCCGGGGACGCGGTCGTCGGTCTGGCCTCTTCGGGCCTCCATAGCAATGGCTACTCATTGGCCCGGCGAGTACTGTTTGAACAAGCCCAACTGACCGTTGCCAGTCGCATCCCGGAACTTGGTGGTTCGCTCGGGGAGGTGCTGCTGACACCCACCAGAATTTATGCGAAGCAAATTTTGTCGCTCGTCGAGCAGTTTCCCATCAAAGGCATTGCACACATTACCGGCGGAGGCATTACGGAGAACTTGCCGCGCGTGTTGCCGAAGGGAACTCGGGCTAGGATTACACGCACGGCTTGGTCGGTGCCCCCGATCTTCGACGTGATGAGCCGTTTGGGACAGATCGAGCGTGAAGAGATGTACCGGGTGTTCAACATGGGGATCGGACTGATTCTCGTGGTGCCGCCTGATGCAGTGTCCGTGGTGCTGGCTCGCGCCGCAGCGCTGGGAGACCAAGGCTGGCAGATCGGCGAAATCTTGTCCTCCACGGGTGAGGAACCGGAGGTCGAATATGTCGATTAG
- a CDS encoding Fis family transcriptional regulator, producing MSASILVVDDEEAIRTSLRSILEDEGYDVSVAANGVEALKIYGTDPPDLMILDIWMPEMDGLETLRRVKEFAPATQVMMISGHGSIETAVKAIKLGAYDYIEKPLSLENVTHRVKQALEQFRLAQENRSLRNKVQQKFELVGQSPAMQRLRELIQTAGPTNSRVLIGGENGTGKELVARAIHMHSTRSDHPFVAVNCAAIPETLIESELFGHEKGSFTGATSMKRGQFEQADGGTLFLDEIGDMSLNTQAKVLRALQEQQFTRVGGTKLMKVDVRVLAASNKDLEKEIGKGQFREDLYYRLNVVPIVVPPLRERRDDIPALVQHFMKTHVEEQGLRMKEVSPEAMVVFRQYEWPGNIRELRNLIERLMIMVPGFVIEASHVTLSLQGRTAAVAPAANHAAHSLLAKAYDSLRDARNAFEKEYISRKLREHHWNISRTAEDLKIERSHLHRKIKLLDVEMRPES from the coding sequence ATGTCGGCATCGATTCTAGTGGTGGATGACGAAGAAGCGATTCGTACGTCACTGCGAAGCATTCTGGAAGATGAAGGGTATGACGTGTCGGTGGCGGCCAATGGCGTCGAGGCCTTGAAGATCTACGGAACCGACCCGCCGGATCTCATGATCTTGGATATCTGGATGCCGGAGATGGACGGATTGGAAACCTTGCGGCGTGTGAAAGAATTCGCGCCCGCGACGCAGGTCATGATGATCTCCGGGCATGGCTCGATAGAAACCGCCGTGAAAGCCATCAAACTGGGGGCGTACGACTACATTGAGAAGCCGTTGTCCTTGGAGAACGTCACTCACCGCGTCAAACAAGCGTTGGAGCAGTTCCGATTGGCGCAAGAGAATCGGTCGCTGCGGAACAAGGTTCAGCAAAAGTTCGAGTTGGTGGGCCAGTCTCCGGCCATGCAGCGGCTACGGGAACTCATCCAAACGGCGGGTCCTACGAACAGTCGGGTGTTGATCGGGGGCGAGAATGGAACCGGAAAAGAGTTGGTGGCGCGGGCGATTCATATGCACAGTACCCGATCGGACCATCCGTTCGTGGCCGTCAATTGCGCCGCCATCCCTGAAACGTTGATCGAGAGCGAATTGTTCGGTCACGAGAAAGGCTCTTTCACCGGCGCCACGTCCATGAAGCGCGGGCAGTTCGAACAAGCCGATGGAGGCACGCTGTTTCTGGACGAAATCGGCGACATGAGTCTCAATACGCAGGCCAAAGTATTGCGGGCCTTGCAGGAACAACAATTCACGCGAGTCGGCGGAACCAAATTGATGAAAGTCGATGTACGGGTCCTGGCGGCTTCCAACAAGGATTTGGAAAAGGAAATCGGCAAGGGACAGTTTCGGGAGGATCTGTACTACCGTCTCAACGTGGTGCCCATCGTCGTGCCTCCGCTGCGGGAGCGGAGAGACGATATTCCGGCCTTGGTACAGCATTTCATGAAGACCCATGTGGAAGAGCAAGGATTGCGGATGAAGGAAGTTTCTCCCGAGGCGATGGTCGTGTTCCGGCAATACGAATGGCCCGGGAACATCCGGGAACTGAGGAATCTCATCGAACGTCTCATGATCATGGTGCCGGGGTTTGTGATCGAAGCTTCTCATGTCACCCTGTCGTTACAGGGGCGGACGGCCGCCGTGGCGCCGGCGGCCAACCACGCGGCCCATTCACTCCTCGCCAAGGCGTATGACTCGCTGCGAGACGCTCGAAACGCGTTTGAGAAGGAATACATCAGCCGTAAACTTCGGGAACACCATTGGAACATTTCACGGACCGCCGAAGATCTCAAGATCGAGCGAAGTCATCTTCATCGGAAGATCAAGTTGCTCGATGTGGAGATGCGGCCGGAAAGCTGA